The following coding sequences are from one Gemmatimonadaceae bacterium window:
- a CDS encoding co-chaperone GroES, with the protein MKVAPLADRVVIKALEDAEQMRGGLYIPDTAKEKPQQGKIIAVGPGRFEKDKRVPMDVKVGDKVLYGKYSGTEVTLDGEQLLILRESDVLAVLN; encoded by the coding sequence GTGAAAGTCGCTCCCCTAGCAGACCGCGTTGTCATCAAAGCGCTGGAAGACGCGGAGCAGATGCGCGGCGGGCTGTACATCCCTGATACCGCGAAGGAAAAGCCGCAGCAAGGCAAGATCATCGCCGTCGGGCCCGGACGCTTCGAGAAGGACAAGCGCGTGCCGATGGACGTCAAGGTCGGCGACAAGGTCCTCTACGGCAAGTACAGCGGTACCGAGGTCACGCTCGATGGTGAGCAACTGCTCATCCTCCGCGAGTCGGACGTGCTCGCCGTACTCAACTGA
- a CDS encoding dihydrofolate reductase family protein encodes MPWSWNTFDAIAAFPQWPYDKPVFVLRTRELPPPPRGAVVERLTGHPAQVVATLGARGIQHIYVDGGITIQRFLEVGLIQRLIVTRVPVLIGSGIPLFGEVSRDVLLRHVATRHCASGLVQSEYVVNNGTAPDTR; translated from the coding sequence ATGCCGTGGTCATGGAATACCTTCGACGCGATCGCCGCATTTCCGCAGTGGCCGTACGACAAGCCTGTCTTCGTGCTCAGGACGCGCGAGCTTCCGCCTCCGCCACGCGGGGCCGTGGTCGAACGCCTAACGGGCCACCCAGCGCAGGTGGTTGCCACGCTTGGCGCGCGGGGGATACAGCACATCTACGTTGACGGTGGAATCACTATTCAGCGATTTCTCGAGGTGGGTCTCATCCAGCGATTAATCGTCACTCGGGTGCCGGTCTTGATCGGCTCGGGAATCCCGTTGTTTGGCGAAGTATCACGTGATGTCCTGCTTAGACATGTTGCCACGCGTCACTGCGCTAGCGGGCTCGTCCAAAGTGAATACGTCGTGAACAACGGAACAGCGCCGGACACGCGATGA
- a CDS encoding response regulator, with amino-acid sequence MYSNSILLVQSQTDSTSHLRTRLEDKGYTVVEAPDPTAAMDIVNGSEIGLVVTELYVPIGTSRCLARVIATSPALRRTKLLAYTAHGKKQDRDWARRIGADGYVITRSGEDRFLSVVDHLMEAPPTPRRAAGRPRRVS; translated from the coding sequence ATGTATTCGAATTCGATTCTGCTCGTTCAGTCACAAACTGATTCGACCTCGCATCTCCGCACACGACTCGAGGACAAAGGATACACCGTCGTCGAAGCCCCTGACCCCACCGCGGCAATGGACATCGTCAACGGCTCCGAGATCGGTCTCGTCGTGACGGAGCTGTACGTGCCTATTGGTACGTCTCGCTGTCTGGCGCGGGTCATTGCCACGTCTCCGGCGCTCCGACGCACCAAGCTCCTCGCATACACCGCGCACGGAAAGAAGCAAGACCGCGACTGGGCACGACGCATTGGCGCTGACGGTTACGTGATCACCCGTTCAGGCGAAGACCGCTTTCTCTCTGTCGTCGATCATCTCATGGAAGCGCCGCCGACTCCGCGTCGCGCAGCAGGTCGACCGCGCCGAGTGTCATAA